The sequence cgcgaataaaaggcaaaacaaggttagtgccccatgatccattgcgtttatatgagcatattaGAGCTGAaaatctttgcccgaacccgacaggtaaacgagcggtcatgtgatgtgtttcgattagcgcgagaaagatgcgaaaatgaatgctgagcaggtgtaacggaggcttgcctctggtgattacgttttggttgcaccagcaactaaagcaaactctgaggtgtggaaaagttttgaccatgcttataatgagaataatgagtgaataatgataatgacgcaccatcagtgagcgcaggagcgcgctgaagacatctacagtggattcaatcattgtcctccacaaaaacatgtagacctagcctaatctctgtgagtaaaggtttttcaaatgataactaaatattaattgagtcttaaatgcataatgttgacagagtatttacgctaatgttggctttattcttttattaaacaaagcaaaatttcgttaatttcgttattgccaaatacccatcttaatttaaaatttatcttaattaattttttttttaaatgactcatttttattggtgcgttggtctatttataggttaaatgagcctatgtctagaaagCTGAGAtcgatgtgacacaggacttattttatttctttattccaacttccaagtggtctagtctacgttagttatgagtaaattatgaataaataaaaacatgaataaattgctcattgttggcaaaaggcaaaagagctgtgtgcgtgcgcacatttgaataatgtcgggctgtaaacgggttcgggctttaaaaaagctgtcaatcaaaatgtacttgtcgggctcgggtcctgtcgggcctaacttttaaggcccaatCACAACCATATTTGGTTTTTATTGTAATTGGTCTGTTGTGCAGTTTGTCGTCTGTGCTGGTCGACAGATATTGAGATGAGAGAAGTAGAGGAGAGCAGACCACAGTGTGACACTTTTGACTTCCACACAAGAAGAAAACTAAAGTATTttgtcaataaaatacaattattaacttttacaaataaaataaaggtttatcaATAAAAATTATCTGATTTTAGagttgaataaatgaatgaataaattgcaTCCATGTTTGGGACGGTCCACATAAACGAGTAAAAATGCTTTAAGTTACTTATAATAATCCTCTTCTGATCATTAAAGATTGACTGTCAGTCTTTATTCACCGGTTCTTCCTGGTTTCTCATTAAAACTCATTAAAGTAAACCGTGTAAATGACGTCTCTAATGACACAGGAAGAGCAGACTGTAACAGTGTAACAACGAGCCGCATCTGAACTGATTACTGTCTTCTGATAGATATCAAACCATTCATAAACTGATAAACTGATAAATACAGATCAGAGATTATAATAATAGCTGATTTATCTCATTATAAATGAATACTAATAACTGAGATGAAAAATGTACTTCTactatggtaaaataaatgttcagtgaTATCTAAACACAGTAAATGTTGTTCTGCTAgcgtgtgtgtaaatataaatcATGTGTGTATCATCTAACCCTGTGTTACTGTGTGTCCCGCGCTCCTCTACAAACActagataataaataatagttcaaCAATCAAACTTCACGACTTCACACTGAACCAGAGAAAGAGGCTCACACTGACTTTAAATAAGATTTGGAGCGGACTGgcattaaaatagattaaaaactgttgaaaagtaaaaaaataaataacaatttttgTAATGAATATATAGGCCTATGTTTTTTATTCACATATTTTCCCATTTTAGTCCTGAACTGAATATCATTAAATGTAAAGTATTTGGAGTGAGGGGAAGTCAAATACATCTTTATAAAGTTTGTTAacgtttggttttattttctgctAGGACTGTGTTAAATTTcctctgaatgtaataaaatctgaCTTCTACATCGATGAGACttgtctgtttttgttgttttctgtcAAGTTTGACCagttgagtcttattttctggagaatacagtataatataatgtGGAGCGTTTGTACAATAAAACAAGCACATTATGTTCAACACTCGCACACATTAACTTTAGTCTTAAACTCTGCTGTAATTATCAGGAGCTTCGGGAAGTTTTGGTCCCTGGATCTAAAACATGAGAAAACCCCAGACGCAGAATATGACAATCATATTATAACTTTGGTCACATtacattaaaagttaaaagtttcaTTTCCTTCGTTCCCAGAAGCAGATCTTGAGCTGTTAAACTCAACTACAGTTCATTAGTTTGCAGAAGTGCTTTGAGTTTCTTCTGTCAGACTGAAAGAAGCTTTAGTTCCTCAGTTTTTGGCACAAACAGTCTTTAATGTTAACATTATGAGCGTCTAACACTGATAGAGGAGATGTTTTCTCACCTGGACTCTTGACAGTGAATGTGACTGAGGACTTGACTTTATCTCCCTGAGTAACTTCACATCTCCACTCTCTGTTGTGAtcttcattcaggagtgttgTATTCAGAGAGATGATACAGCGATCTGATGAGGATGATCTCTGATATCTGGAGTCTGATATATTCAGTTTAACACCAGCCCGATTCACCCAGAACAGATGAATTCCCCCAGAACGACCCGAATCATCACAAGAGACTCGAGGATATGAATACAGCCGACAGGAGAGAGTCACAGAGAGACCTGAACTGATCTGAGTCTGTGAGGATGAGACTGAAacacagaataacacacacatcacacactcttCATTCATCAGGAGAGATTTAATCaagaatttgtcatttttaaatcaatcacataatcattaaattactgtgaagaacatgcagataaacaCGAGCATCAGGTCTTAGTCGTGTTCCAGTCTCAGTCCATTGTTGGCAGAAGTAAAGTCCATAATCTTCTGTTGAGATCTTCCtgatgttcagagagcagtcagaccccagactcagtctcttctgtctctctgtgtctttcaTCTCTTTCCCTAAACCAATCAGTTCAACTGCTGCTGAATGACTGTTATAGTTCCATGTAGTTGATTTGCAGCGAGGAAGAGCATCATGAAGAGCATTATTACAGGGCAGACGGACATCTTCACCAGAactgatgaacacatgaacatcatCCTCTCCACTGACACCTGAAACACAAGAAGATCTGAGTGATCATtatgatatatattaataaatgaatc comes from Carassius auratus strain Wakin chromosome 3, ASM336829v1, whole genome shotgun sequence and encodes:
- the LOC113047475 gene encoding uncharacterized protein LOC113047475, yielding MSECHLCLLGLIALSSLLTGVSGEDDVHVFISSGEDVRLPCNNALHDALPRCKSTTWNYNSHSAAVELIGLGKEMKDTERQKRLSLGSDCSLNIRKISTEDYGLYFCQQWTETGTRLRPDARVYLHVLHISSSQTQISSGLSVTLSCRLYSYPRVSCDDSGRSGGIHLFWVNRAGVKLNISDSRYQRSSSSDRCIISLNTTLLNEDHNREWRCEVTQGDKVKSSVTFTVKSPGEKTSPLSVLDAHNVNIKDCLCQKLRN